In one window of Methanococcoides methylutens DNA:
- a CDS encoding GIY-YIG nuclease family protein yields MTIGRTISIYLPDANPQGVKICEFFDSIVKAVSIPRAKLDAGLKRSELEQPGLYFLIGEKDEVGKPKVYVGESEILTVRLSDHHKKKDFWNQAICFVSEKNNLNKAHIKYLENHACEQAKLVNKCTLENSNTPTKSSLTDQDRDFVLRFFDELKIIMATLGYPIFEQTKRSKRHTYFCKSKNANAIGEYTEEGFVVNKGSKSNMEETTSLQPSIRAFRANLLEKGIVKEEDGVYVYQEDFTFSSPSMSASVVLGRAANGWMLWKDKDGKTLDELVRQKGISNG; encoded by the coding sequence ATGACAATAGGAAGAACAATTTCAATTTACCTGCCAGATGCCAATCCACAGGGAGTAAAAATATGTGAATTCTTTGATTCTATTGTCAAAGCTGTTTCCATTCCTAGAGCAAAATTAGACGCAGGCCTAAAAAGATCAGAGCTTGAACAGCCAGGATTATATTTTCTAATCGGCGAAAAAGATGAAGTTGGAAAACCAAAAGTGTATGTTGGTGAATCTGAAATACTGACTGTTCGTTTAAGCGATCACCACAAAAAGAAGGATTTCTGGAATCAAGCTATATGCTTTGTTTCAGAGAAAAATAACTTGAACAAAGCTCACATTAAATATCTTGAAAATCATGCTTGTGAGCAGGCTAAATTAGTCAATAAATGTACTCTTGAAAATAGTAATACTCCTACTAAATCATCTTTAACAGATCAAGACCGGGATTTCGTTTTACGTTTCTTTGATGAATTAAAGATTATAATGGCTACTCTTGGTTATCCTATTTTTGAACAAACAAAACGTAGCAAGAGACACACATATTTCTGCAAGAGCAAAAATGCAAATGCCATTGGTGAATATACTGAAGAAGGTTTTGTTGTTAATAAGGGATCAAAATCAAATATGGAAGAAACAACTTCTCTTCAACCAAGTATACGGGCATTTAGAGCCAATTTATTAGAAAAGGGAATTGTAAAGGAAGAAGATGGTGTCTATGTTTACCAAGAAGATTTTACTTTTTCTTCACCATCCATGTCGGCATCAGTTGTACTAGGCAGAGCTGCTAATGGATGGATGCTTTGGAAGGACAAAGACGGTAAAACACTCGATGAACTTGTAAGACAAAAAGGAATATCAAATGGATGA
- a CDS encoding PAS domain-containing sensor histidine kinase, whose translation MQINSCRVMGGWFILTTNNKQTDKALRESETKYRLIFENSPLGIFHFDKNGIVTECNESLLKILGLPKEEVVGFNMGVSLRDENMRLALEAVLERRSGQYEGEYIPTTGTKITPIKADFSPNISEDGTLKGGICIVEDITIRKRAEDALQRYAEELANANEELKSLDRMKDEFLSNVSHELKTPLTCIEGYSQVLSDETLGSVNEEQRKSVNTIMRNSERLRRLVDSLLYISKMQACAIEYTFEPVRIAEITDHVVTDMLPRFRENDLTIEKHIPDSLPSIKGDKDKLTDLLVYLVDNSIKFTPSGGRISVTAQEEGDDLHISVEDTGIGIPKELMPILFQRFYQIDASTRRKYGGTGVGLYISKNIVEAHNGKIWVESEEGSGTTVHVNLPK comes from the coding sequence ATGCAAATTAACTCTTGCAGAGTGATGGGGGGCTGGTTTATCCTAACTACTAATAATAAACAGACAGATAAGGCGTTACGTGAGTCCGAGACGAAGTACCGGCTTATCTTTGAGAATTCGCCGCTGGGGATCTTCCATTTTGATAAGAACGGGATCGTTACTGAATGTAATGAAAGCCTTCTTAAGATTCTTGGTCTGCCGAAAGAAGAGGTAGTCGGTTTTAACATGGGGGTATCCTTAAGGGATGAAAATATGCGGCTTGCTCTTGAGGCGGTCCTGGAAAGGAGGTCGGGACAGTACGAGGGGGAGTATATTCCCACCACTGGCACCAAGATCACACCCATCAAGGCCGACTTCAGCCCGAACATATCTGAAGATGGTACTCTGAAGGGCGGCATCTGTATTGTTGAAGACATCACCATACGCAAGCGGGCAGAGGATGCACTTCAGCGATACGCAGAGGAACTTGCGAACGCTAACGAGGAACTGAAATCCCTTGACAGGATGAAGGATGAGTTCCTGTCGAACGTAAGCCATGAGCTCAAAACACCTCTTACCTGCATCGAAGGCTACAGTCAGGTCCTGTCCGATGAAACGTTGGGTTCAGTTAATGAGGAGCAGAGAAAATCAGTCAATACGATCATGCGCAACTCCGAGCGGCTCAGGCGTCTTGTTGATTCTCTCCTTTACATTAGCAAGATGCAAGCCTGTGCCATTGAATATACATTTGAGCCGGTCCGAATCGCAGAGATCACGGACCACGTTGTTACTGATATGCTTCCGCGGTTCAGGGAGAATGATCTGACCATTGAAAAGCACATACCTGACAGTTTACCTTCAATAAAAGGGGATAAAGATAAATTGACCGATCTATTGGTCTACCTTGTTGATAATTCTATCAAATTCACACCATCAGGAGGCAGGATAAGTGTGACTGCACAAGAGGAAGGGGACGATCTGCACATTAGTGTTGAAGATACCGGGATCGGTATCCCAAAAGAATTGATGCCGATCCTGTTTCAGAGGTTTTACCAGATCGACGCCTCGACCAGACGCAAGTATGGAGGCACAGGAGTGGGGCTGTACATCAGCAAGAACATTGTAGAAGCACATAATGGTAAGATCTGGGTGGAGAGTGAGGAAGGTAGTGGGACAACGGTTCATGTGAATCTGCCGAAGTGA
- a CDS encoding sensor histidine kinase: MRSLIVLPLYMNNQLIGYLGLDDVLNAGEWTKEDLDILNMVSQIIGAGLECKNAEDMLIAAKIAAENANRAKTEFIANMNHELRTPLNSIIGFSDVLYNENFGTLSDIQKKYLSNVIKNGKHLLEIVNDLLDISKIEAGKMELFPEKFAILAIINGITSTMMPLAKKKNIELKYSINMEDFSIVADPLKLKQILYNLVSNAIKFTDQGGSVTIGVERSDKLISIFVEDTGVGISQKDRGKLFYPFIQVDSSTSSEYGGTGLGLALVKKFVEMHGGNVRVESEVGKGSKFTFTIPVDDEIISE; encoded by the coding sequence CCTTGGTCTTGATGATGTCCTAAATGCCGGGGAGTGGACAAAAGAAGATCTCGATATTCTTAATATGGTTTCTCAGATCATAGGTGCAGGTCTTGAATGCAAAAATGCTGAAGATATGCTTATAGCTGCAAAGATCGCTGCTGAAAATGCCAATCGGGCCAAGACCGAATTTATAGCAAATATGAATCATGAGCTGAGGACTCCTCTCAATTCGATCATAGGGTTCTCGGATGTTCTGTACAATGAGAATTTTGGTACTTTAAGTGACATCCAAAAAAAATATCTGTCAAATGTTATTAAAAACGGCAAACATCTTTTAGAAATAGTCAATGATCTTCTTGATATTTCAAAGATCGAAGCTGGTAAGATGGAGCTTTTCCCTGAAAAATTTGCCATTCTTGCTATCATCAATGGGATAACGTCGACCATGATGCCTCTTGCAAAAAAGAAGAATATTGAACTGAAATACAGCATTAACATGGAAGATTTTTCTATAGTGGCAGATCCATTGAAGCTCAAGCAGATACTCTATAATCTTGTAAGCAATGCGATCAAGTTCACCGATCAGGGTGGTTCTGTGACAATAGGGGTGGAAAGGTCTGACAAGTTAATTTCTATTTTTGTAGAAGATACTGGCGTAGGCATCTCACAAAAAGACCGGGGTAAATTGTTCTATCCTTTCATTCAGGTGGATTCCTCAACTTCAAGTGAATATGGTGGTACAGGGCTTGGTCTTGCTCTTGTTAAGAAGTTTGTGGAAATGCATGGCGGGAATGTCCGGGTTGAAAGCGAAGTTGGAAAAGGCAGCAAGTTCACTTTTACGATACCAGTTGATGACGAGATCATCAGTGAATAA
- a CDS encoding nuclease-related domain-containing protein: protein MRGTKIAQILKEQDSLDEAGGKRILGGIIAIILGLLTLYFTESGLIGFGLIVVGIIVVQQGNAFWKGADGENMVTNLLENLPYNWSVLNDMVVGSSQIDHIVVCPKGVYTIETKNYRGTIYGNAEKKEWMQVFPNGSKYDFYNPVKQGNKHSLELSRYLESNGLKTWVNTVVVFPSDEVELKVYSPKTQVLYLKDVAAYFMNQKDSIDQNTCDDIVKCIQNLNPAEYENVGYNN, encoded by the coding sequence ATGAGGGGTACAAAAATAGCTCAGATATTAAAAGAACAAGATAGTCTCGATGAGGCAGGTGGCAAGAGAATCTTAGGAGGAATTATAGCAATAATCCTGGGTCTATTGACACTCTATTTCACTGAAAGTGGTCTAATAGGCTTCGGCCTTATCGTTGTAGGAATCATAGTAGTCCAGCAGGGAAATGCTTTTTGGAAAGGAGCAGATGGAGAAAATATGGTCACTAACCTTCTTGAGAACCTGCCTTATAATTGGTCTGTACTTAACGACATGGTGGTAGGCTCTTCACAGATCGATCATATTGTAGTTTGTCCTAAAGGCGTTTACACGATTGAAACTAAGAATTATAGAGGAACAATCTATGGGAATGCTGAAAAGAAGGAATGGATGCAAGTTTTCCCTAATGGTTCAAAATATGACTTTTATAATCCAGTTAAACAAGGCAACAAGCATTCTTTAGAATTAAGTAGATATCTTGAATCAAATGGGCTCAAAACGTGGGTTAACACCGTAGTTGTGTTCCCGAGTGACGAAGTAGAATTGAAAGTATATTCACCAAAAACACAAGTGTTGTATCTTAAAGATGTAGCTGCATATTTTATGAATCAGAAAGATTCAATTGATCAGAATACCTGTGATGATATTGTGAAGTGTATACAGAATTTGAATCCTGCAGAGTATGAGAACGTTGGTTACAATAATTGA
- a CDS encoding TIGR00297 family protein: MKLIPDHIAEAEPQAHGQLILSFAFMFLFLLFPFVSWEVLIGLFFSLFVAIRYLEDRPDALGMFEPMLKIRSPQYLVVSIFILLLVSFVLNLFSATYPLFVIGQTITISTMGLGVATIVRCHMKSKYIYLTKNEYPSKKYKDETNVLNLIPSSISMLITGIIFAFIAGAWIVYWQDSGISYNLVFFVAVIGSITAALFESIPSRINENISIPLGAGMAMWLFVSFGYSIPPQQILFALLFSLFLGYLAYYAKIADISASLSATLIGVLIIAFSNIYWFVLLLTFFILGGMFTKYKYKLKESMGIAESKGGVRTYENVFSNSTAALILAIAYGIYPQYGELIIFAYLGTVATAAGDTLASEIGTTSNQKPRMITTLKTVRTGIDGGVTLLGELSSIGGSAVIAILAVAFGMVDNITAALFITITGGFLGTNVDSLLGATLQSRGVLSNSGVNFVATFIGAIISAGLYLLLF, from the coding sequence ATGAAACTGATACCGGATCACATAGCAGAGGCTGAACCACAGGCACACGGGCAGTTGATACTGTCCTTTGCCTTCATGTTCCTGTTCCTGCTGTTCCCCTTCGTCAGCTGGGAGGTCCTTATCGGCCTCTTCTTCTCCTTATTTGTAGCCATCAGGTATCTTGAGGACAGACCAGACGCATTGGGAATGTTCGAACCGATGTTGAAGATACGATCGCCTCAGTATCTGGTAGTTTCGATCTTCATCCTGCTTCTGGTAAGCTTTGTGCTCAACCTGTTCTCTGCCACATATCCGCTCTTTGTGATAGGGCAGACGATCACCATATCGACCATGGGTCTGGGAGTTGCAACCATCGTTCGTTGCCACATGAAATCAAAGTATATTTACCTTACAAAGAATGAATACCCTTCAAAGAAATACAAAGATGAAACCAACGTCCTGAATCTCATACCTTCAAGCATCTCAATGCTTATCACCGGAATTATCTTCGCATTCATCGCCGGTGCCTGGATAGTCTACTGGCAGGATTCCGGCATATCCTATAATCTGGTGTTCTTTGTAGCAGTAATAGGCTCAATAACGGCTGCACTTTTCGAATCCATACCATCCAGGATAAATGAGAATATTTCCATCCCGCTTGGTGCAGGAATGGCAATGTGGCTTTTCGTCTCCTTTGGCTATTCCATACCACCCCAGCAGATATTATTCGCCCTTCTGTTCTCATTGTTCTTAGGATACCTTGCGTATTATGCAAAGATAGCAGACATATCCGCATCCCTGAGTGCCACCCTTATCGGTGTCCTCATCATAGCGTTCAGCAATATCTACTGGTTCGTCCTGCTGCTGACATTCTTCATACTTGGAGGCATGTTCACCAAGTACAAGTACAAACTGAAAGAATCCATGGGCATTGCAGAATCAAAGGGCGGTGTGCGAACCTACGAGAATGTTTTCAGCAACAGTACAGCAGCCCTCATACTGGCCATCGCATACGGGATCTACCCGCAATATGGCGAACTGATCATCTTCGCATACCTTGGTACAGTAGCAACCGCTGCAGGTGACACCCTTGCCAGCGAGATCGGTACGACCTCCAACCAGAAGCCAAGGATGATAACCACCCTCAAGACTGTCAGGACCGGCATCGATGGCGGAGTTACCCTGCTTGGAGAACTTTCATCCATAGGCGGATCTGCAGTCATCGCTATCCTTGCAGTGGCTTTCGGCATGGTGGACAATATCACCGCAGCCCTTTTCATAACCATCACAGGTGGTTTCCTGGGTACGAATGTTGACAGCCTTCTGGGTGCTACCCTCCAGAGTAGAGGAGTGTTATCTAACAGTGGTGTCAATTTTGTAGCTACCTTCATAGGTGCAATTATCTCTGCAGGCCTCTATCTACTGCTTTTCTAA
- a CDS encoding NAD-dependent protein deacylase, whose translation MQELLTLLQKSKYCVILTGAGISTLSGIPDFRGKDGIYNKFDADLIFSIDYFNEDPSYFYTHSRGLIYDLERKEPNIVHKALAELERRGIVKAVITQNIDMLHQRAGSENVIEVHGSPARHTCLACGKKYSFEEVVGLLEKEEIPMCNECGGLIKPDVVFYGEMLEHDVIEKAIEESSKADLIIVLGSTLVVQPAATLPLYTLDNGGELVIVNNMATPLDDYATGKYDDLVEVFSYLDEVMGLNISEHI comes from the coding sequence ATGCAAGAACTCCTCACCCTCCTGCAAAAATCAAAATACTGCGTCATCCTCACTGGCGCAGGGATATCCACGCTTTCAGGCATACCGGACTTCCGGGGGAAGGACGGGATCTATAACAAGTTCGATGCGGACCTGATCTTTTCAATAGACTACTTCAACGAGGATCCTTCGTATTTTTATACGCATTCCAGGGGACTGATATATGATCTTGAGAGGAAGGAGCCGAACATCGTCCATAAGGCCCTGGCAGAGCTTGAGAGGAGAGGGATCGTTAAGGCGGTGATCACGCAGAACATTGATATGTTGCACCAGAGGGCGGGTTCTGAGAACGTTATCGAGGTTCACGGGTCTCCGGCGAGGCATACGTGTCTTGCGTGCGGGAAGAAGTATTCCTTTGAGGAAGTTGTGGGGCTTCTTGAGAAGGAAGAGATTCCCATGTGCAATGAGTGCGGGGGGCTGATCAAGCCGGATGTTGTGTTCTATGGGGAGATGCTTGAGCATGATGTGATCGAAAAGGCCATTGAGGAGAGCTCTAAGGCAGACCTCATCATTGTGCTGGGATCAACACTGGTGGTCCAGCCGGCGGCTACGCTTCCGTTGTATACGCTGGATAACGGCGGGGAGCTTGTTATTGTTAACAATATGGCGACTCCGCTGGATGATTATGCAACCGGGAAGTATGATGACCTTGTGGAAGTTTTCAGTTATCTGGATGAAGTAATGGGTCTTAACATTTCAGAACATATATAA
- a CDS encoding Mov34/MPN/PAD-1 family protein, which yields MKVNGIARETLEFILGVSKASAPNEFAGLLQVEKEVIAEVLILPGTESSDQNAVIKLFMMPNVSSVGSVHSHPGPNITPSKADLRLFGKTGSYHIIVGEPYDENSWQCYNADGEPIDLPVLDVELDEPEFI from the coding sequence ATGAAAGTAAATGGCATTGCACGTGAAACGCTGGAGTTCATCCTGGGTGTCAGCAAGGCATCGGCCCCGAACGAGTTTGCCGGGCTTTTGCAGGTGGAGAAAGAAGTGATCGCAGAGGTCCTCATACTTCCGGGAACCGAGTCCAGTGATCAGAATGCTGTTATCAAGCTGTTCATGATGCCAAACGTATCATCCGTGGGATCGGTACATAGCCATCCCGGGCCTAACATAACTCCTTCAAAGGCCGACCTCCGGCTCTTCGGGAAGACAGGAAGCTATCACATCATTGTAGGAGAGCCTTATGATGAGAACAGCTGGCAATGTTACAATGCTGATGGCGAGCCTATTGATCTACCTGTACTGGATGTTGAACTGGATGAACCGGAATTCATCTGA
- a CDS encoding ATP-dependent DNA helicase, translating into MANNPQRQEKNLTAHNGEKSEVKVVKAPDDVSEAEWVAEEITNTINEGVRPGEIFILTRKRADGKKFSESLKQRMVPVEFVGSLQLNRFPVVREAMAYLHVVADPFNNGIAFAKILSREGVSEHNLQKINLQALKISRDDSDTGDGIYSVLLYQLDEIDIGQKDLIRSIVSRLNELIEYKKIHLPSDTVKHLLSEKTDFYRTQLQEDTQASRRNISILNSLVTTVEDLELVDGGSELETVVEDLELVFGLDLDEGVSSDEDTVKVMTIHQSKGKEAKVVFVCDMATRHLPLNYRRKAFTVPKELSKGRQRDVDEKVLHLEEERRLAYVAMTRAKEELYLVFPEKYEGNKRKVSPSEFLTQLEYTSNPLVGYIEAEQFERKSEVEDVSPLMKKKDEYLWMLGMYSKQGQLKQALESLVVLAQLREIEAEGNLSAFDAKDFLQVNPKQPQELEDLIDNKIPPLVDPNMRFSASKIKTYQDCPLKFKYGTVLNIPTPQKTYFQVGTDVHSVYEQLSRMDMKGESIDISTANQLLDDIWDPAAYPSRTQEQQEHGKMKQMMDFWFRFEADNPNETVAVEEFFDLDLNGAHFGGVIDRIDRTPTGEYIVIDYKTGKTTLSKNKMKDDVQLALYCLAVKEMYGKLPVQAGLLYVNPEVQELRMMNVDEERISVVVDGINAVVARVLKDDFEVEGEPNCYFCDFKGICEWREGE; encoded by the coding sequence ATTGCGAACAACCCGCAGAGGCAGGAAAAGAACCTCACGGCCCACAATGGTGAGAAGAGCGAGGTGAAGGTTGTCAAAGCACCTGATGATGTGAGCGAGGCAGAGTGGGTCGCTGAAGAGATCACGAACACGATCAATGAAGGCGTTCGCCCAGGGGAGATCTTCATACTTACCCGAAAAAGGGCTGACGGAAAGAAGTTCAGCGAATCATTGAAGCAGAGGATGGTGCCGGTGGAATTCGTAGGCAGCCTCCAGCTGAACCGTTTCCCGGTGGTGAGGGAAGCGATGGCATACCTCCACGTGGTGGCTGATCCGTTCAACAACGGGATCGCCTTTGCAAAGATACTGTCAAGGGAAGGAGTGAGCGAGCACAACCTGCAGAAGATCAACCTTCAGGCATTGAAGATCAGCAGAGATGACAGCGATACAGGGGACGGGATATATTCCGTGCTGCTCTACCAGCTTGATGAAATTGACATCGGCCAGAAGGACCTGATCAGGTCCATCGTGTCCCGGCTCAATGAGCTGATCGAATACAAGAAGATCCACCTGCCATCGGATACTGTGAAGCACCTGCTGTCCGAGAAGACCGATTTCTACAGGACACAGCTGCAGGAGGATACACAGGCATCCAGAAGGAACATTTCCATCCTGAACTCCCTTGTGACCACTGTGGAAGACCTTGAACTTGTTGATGGCGGCAGTGAACTGGAGACCGTGGTCGAGGACCTGGAGCTGGTCTTCGGCCTAGACCTGGACGAGGGAGTGTCCAGTGATGAGGATACTGTCAAGGTGATGACGATCCACCAGTCCAAGGGCAAGGAAGCGAAGGTGGTGTTCGTCTGCGACATGGCCACCAGACACCTTCCTCTGAACTACAGGAGAAAGGCCTTCACCGTGCCAAAGGAGCTATCAAAGGGCCGCCAGAGGGATGTGGACGAGAAGGTGCTGCACCTTGAGGAGGAAAGAAGGCTGGCCTATGTTGCCATGACAAGGGCAAAGGAAGAGCTTTACCTGGTGTTCCCTGAAAAATATGAAGGCAACAAACGGAAGGTCTCCCCCAGCGAGTTCCTCACACAACTTGAGTACACGTCAAATCCGCTGGTCGGGTATATCGAAGCAGAGCAGTTCGAAAGGAAGAGCGAGGTGGAGGACGTCTCACCCCTGATGAAGAAAAAAGACGAGTACCTCTGGATGCTCGGCATGTATTCAAAGCAGGGACAGTTAAAGCAGGCCCTGGAATCCCTTGTGGTCCTCGCCCAGCTCAGGGAGATCGAGGCCGAAGGCAACCTGTCCGCTTTTGATGCAAAGGATTTCCTGCAGGTCAACCCTAAGCAACCTCAGGAGCTGGAGGACCTGATCGACAACAAAATCCCGCCCCTTGTGGACCCGAACATGAGATTCTCGGCTTCAAAGATAAAGACATACCAGGACTGCCCGCTGAAATTCAAGTACGGGACAGTCCTCAACATTCCCACTCCGCAGAAGACCTATTTCCAGGTCGGTACAGATGTCCACTCCGTCTACGAACAACTGTCCCGAATGGACATGAAGGGAGAATCCATTGATATCTCCACAGCCAACCAGCTGCTGGATGACATCTGGGACCCTGCTGCCTACCCTTCCAGGACCCAGGAACAACAGGAACACGGCAAGATGAAGCAGATGATGGACTTCTGGTTCCGCTTTGAGGCCGACAATCCCAACGAGACCGTTGCAGTGGAAGAATTCTTCGACCTTGACCTGAACGGTGCCCATTTCGGAGGGGTCATCGATAGAATAGACCGGACCCCGACAGGCGAATACATCGTCATCGACTACAAGACCGGCAAGACCACCCTCTCAAAGAACAAGATGAAGGACGATGTCCAGCTGGCCCTCTATTGCCTGGCCGTGAAGGAGATGTACGGCAAGCTCCCGGTACAAGCCGGATTGCTTTATGTCAACCCCGAGGTCCAGGAGCTTCGTATGATGAATGTCGATGAGGAGAGGATTAGTGTTGTGGTTGATGGGATCAATGCTGTGGTTGCAAGGGTTTTAAAGGATGACTTTGAGGTTGAAGGGGAGCCGAATTGTTATTTCTGTGATTTTAAGGGGATCTGTGAGTGGAGGGAGGGGGAGTGA
- a CDS encoding ATP-dependent helicase: MPSTNLNDNQQKAVTYTNGPLLILAGPGSGKTFTITEKVVDLTEKSLLPEKILALTFSEKAAGEMQERIENKIGVGSGITVSTFHSFCNDLIREFSLYLGINQNAKLISKEHSHVWGIKNIDSFDFQNLAIPTQPYDLITSLLEGVSQLKDHLIPPKELAEYAGRKLEDASIDEGERDVLLKLSDLARFYEHYQQYKSDNGFLDYDDMISMACNLLETNDVVRNMVKARYDYVLVDEFQDTNFAQLFLVHMIADGNNLTCVADDDQCIYRFRGAYLANIEQLQEYYHSLEKIPLEKNYRSSSQIV, encoded by the coding sequence TTGCCATCCACCAACCTTAACGATAACCAGCAAAAAGCAGTCACTTACACCAACGGTCCACTTCTTATCCTCGCAGGTCCCGGCTCAGGAAAGACATTCACCATCACAGAGAAAGTGGTCGATCTTACCGAAAAATCCCTCCTTCCTGAAAAGATACTGGCACTCACATTCTCAGAAAAAGCAGCCGGAGAGATGCAGGAAAGGATCGAGAACAAGATAGGTGTTGGAAGCGGCATCACAGTTTCCACATTCCACTCATTCTGCAATGACCTGATACGTGAGTTCTCCCTTTACCTTGGCATAAACCAGAATGCAAAACTGATTTCAAAGGAACACTCCCACGTCTGGGGGATCAAGAACATCGACTCATTCGATTTCCAGAACCTGGCAATCCCGACACAACCATACGACCTCATCACAAGCCTGCTGGAAGGCGTCTCCCAGCTGAAGGACCACCTGATCCCACCAAAGGAACTGGCTGAATATGCAGGCAGGAAGCTGGAAGATGCCAGCATTGACGAAGGTGAAAGGGATGTCCTGCTGAAGCTGAGCGACCTTGCAAGGTTCTATGAGCATTACCAGCAGTACAAGAGTGACAACGGGTTCCTTGACTACGATGACATGATCTCCATGGCCTGCAACCTCCTTGAGACGAACGATGTTGTCAGGAACATGGTGAAGGCCAGATATGACTATGTGCTCGTGGACGAGTTCCAGGACACCAATTTTGCACAACTGTTCCTGGTTCACATGATAGCGGATGGCAATAACCTGACCTGTGTGGCTGACGATGACCAGTGTATCTACCGTTTCAGGGGAGCATATCTTGCCAACATCGAGCAATTGCAGGAATACTACCATTCCCTTGAGAAGATCCCGCTTGAGAAGAACTACAGGTCAAGCTCACAGATCGTATAG